A region from the Pelecanus crispus isolate bPelCri1 chromosome 11, bPelCri1.pri, whole genome shotgun sequence genome encodes:
- the DDX51 gene encoding ATP-dependent RNA helicase DDX51 produces MALFCINRYGGEEEREEEGAEAEERARVLLERLRQQAKARQLKKQREALPEGGEGEPSRGAVPGGAGLSPGGGKRKSEEQSCAQGQKKRRKKQQPRSSSEERADTEEAADGSTPSKKKENRRKSKVPQERTEADSEEDIKQQENRSNLRNKSKRKKRDEETEGAETRKKENSERAEVNQSTKEELSLAASEEEANPPPSSLVLGDYDRKPVQKVQPFLPQWLAQPKLVQKRIKDNLVPIRDVPGIHPKLLKKLQMNGIESFFPVQAEVIPAILQSASNGYLMGQGGYRPKDICVSAPTGSGKTLSFVIPIVQVLLDRVVCQVRALVVLPTKELAQQVSKVFNIYTDGTGLKVVLITGQKSFAKEQEMLVQKKVTGYCSLADIIVATPGRLTDHISQTPGFSLTQLRFLIVDEADRMIDDMHQNCLNQIVKAAFQVENDSGSNMLFQRTKPGPITAASSCYPQIPLQKLLFSATLTQDPEKLQQLDLFQPRLFTSVYSEKKTLGGAAETEQDTNRKYTLPEGLSQCYVPCDLNSKPLLLLHFMLTMKFTRVLCFTNSREASHRLFLLVQAFGGVTVAEFSSRLPPNERRRTMKEFEQGKIQLLISTDATARGIDVKGVNYVINYDAPQFIRTYVHRVGRTARAGKAGVAFSLVLRIQERRFLRMLKDAGIQDIKKHPVKGNSLKPLVQQYEGALCKLEKTVKNERAQKRA; encoded by the exons aTGGCGCTCTTCTGCATCAACAG GtacggcggggaggaggagcgggaggaggagggggccgAGGCGGAGGAGCGGGCTCGGGTCCTGCTGGAGCGGCTGCGCCAGCAGGCGAAGGCCCGGCAGCTGAAGAAGCAGCGGGAGGCGCTGCCCGAGGGAGGGGAAGGCGAGCCGTCCCGAGGAGCTGTCCCAGGGGgcgcggggctgagccccgggggtgggaagaggaagagtgaAGAGCAGTCCTGTGCGCAAGGACAGAAGAAGCGAAGGAAGAAACAACAGCCTCGCAGCTCTTCTGAAGAAAGGGCGGATACTGAGGAGGCAGCAGATGGCAGCACTCCATcgaagaagaaagaaaatagaagaaaatcgAAAGTGCCTCAAGAGAGGACTGAAGCAG ATTCTGAAGAAGACATCaaacaacaggaaaacagaagcaacCTTAGAAATAAGtctaaaaggaagaagagggatgAGGAAACAGAGGGAGCtgaaacaaggaagaaagagaacagTGAAAGAGCTGAAGTAAATCAAAGCACAAAAGAGGAGCTGTCCTTAGCAGCCTCGGAGGAAGAGGCAAATCCTCCACCCTCCAGTTTGGTTCTTGGAGACTATGACAGAAAGCCAGTGCAGAAG GTTCAGCCCTTCTTACCACAGTGGCTTGCTCAACCCAAACTAGTGCAAAAACGTATCAAAGATAATCTGGTTCCAATCAGAGACGTCCCAGGAATTCATCCCAAGCTGTTGAAAAAGCTACAAATGAATGGGATAGAGTCATTTTTTCCAG TTCAGGCAGAGGTGATTCCTGCTATTCTACAGAGTGCATCCAATGGGTATTtgatggggcagggaggatACCGTCCCAAAGACATCTGCGTCTCGGCACCTACTGGCAGTGGTAAAACCCTGTCTTTTGTCATACCCATAGTACAG GTTCTGCTAGATCGAGTAGTTTGCCAGGTACGCGCTCTGGTTGTTCTGCCCACCAAAGAACTGGCACAACAG GTGAGTAAAGTGTTCAACATTTACACTGATGGGACAGGTCTGAAGGTCGTTTTGATTACTGGCCAGAAATCTTTTGCAAAGGAGCAGGAGATGCTTGTCCAGAAAAA AGTGACAGGCTACTGCAGCCTGGCTGATATTATTGTGGCTACACCAGGGCGGCTCACAGATCACATTAGCCAGACCCCGGGGTTCAGCCTGACACAGCTTCGCTTCCTG ATTGTAGATGAAGCTGACCGTATGATCGATGACATGCACCAGAACTGTCTGAACCAAATTGTCAAAGCTGCATTCCAAGTAGAAAATGACTCTGGCTCCAACATGCTTTTTCAGAGGACCAAACCAGGACCTATAACAGCAGCCAG CTCCTGCTATCCTCAGATACCcttgcagaaactgctgttttCAGCCACACTGACCCAGGACCCAGAgaaactgcagcagctggacTTATTCCAGCCTCGCCTCTTCACGTCTGTCTATTCCGAGAAAAAAACACTCGGAGGTGCAGCAGAGACTGAACAAGATACTAATAGGAAATACACACTCCCTGAGGGGCTATCG CAATGTTATGTGCCTTGTGACCTGAATTCCAAGCCTTTGCTCCTCTTGCATTTCATGCTGACAATGAAATTTACCCGCGTGTTGTGCTTTACCAACTCCAGGGAAGCTTCTCACAG ATTGTTCCTGCTGGTTCAAGCCTTTGGTGGTGTCACTGTGGCTGAATTTTCTTCTCGGTTACCTCCAAATGAGAGACGGAGAACCATGAAGGAATTtgaacaaggaaaaatacaacT GTTAATCAGCACAGATGCCACGGCACGAGGGATTGACGTTAAAGGAGTGAATTATGTAATAAACTACGATGCGCCTCAGTTCATCAGGACATACGTTCACCG agttgGAAGAACGGCTCGTGCAGGAAAAGCGGGTGTCGCTTTCAGCTTGGTCCTTAGAATTCAG GAACGTAGGTTTCTGCGGATGTTGAAGGATGCCGGCATCCAAGACATAAAGAAGCACCCAGTGAAGGGCAACTCATTAAAGCCTTTGGTGCAGCAATATGAGGGAGCTCTGTGTAAGCTTGAGAAGACAGTCAAG AACGAGCGAGCACAGAAACGAGCCTGA
- the LOC104025793 gene encoding glutathione S-transferase theta-1, producing the protein MGLELYLDLLSQPCRALYIFARSNNIPFEFKQVELMKGQHRTEEFRKVNVLMKVPALRDGSFTLAESIAILLYLARKFKTPDHWYPSDLQKRARVDEYLSWQHVNIRGKGSKLFLTKVVLPLLTGQPLPPEKLEGVTEELNIVLKQFEEKFLQDKPFIAGSEISLADLVALVELMQPVGAGYDLFEERPKLAEWRRRVEEAVGKQLFQEAHEGILNAKNLTADKVAPELLEHFKHQLLKQASQN; encoded by the exons atggggctggagctgTACCTGGACCTGCTCTCGCAGCCCTGCCGGGCGCTCTACATCTTCGCCCGGAGCAACAACATCCCCTTCGAGTTCAAGCAGGTGGAGCTGATGAAGg ggcagcacaggacagaggAGTTCCGGAAGGTGAACGTCCTGATGAAGGTGCCTGCGCTAAGGGATGGTTCTTTCACCTTAGCAGAGAG CATTGCAATCCTCCTGTACCTGGCCCGGAAATTCAAGACTCCTGATCACTGGTACCCATCTGACCTGCAGAAAAGGGCTAGGGTTGATGAGTACCTCTCATGGCAGCACGTCAATATTCGTGGGAAGGGGAGCAAGCTGTTCTTAACTAAG GTGGTGCTGCCTCTCCTCACAGGCCAGCCACTTCCTCCAGAGAAACTGGAAGGTGTTACTGAAGAGCTGAACATTGTCCTGAAGCAGTTTGAGGAGAAGTTCTTGCAGGACAAGCCCTTCATTGCAGGAAGTGAGATCTCCCTGGCAGACCTTGTAGCACTGGTGGAGCTCATGCAG cctgTAGGTGCTGGCTACGACCTCTTTGAGGAGAGGCCGAAGTTAGCAGAGTGGCGCAGGCGGGTGGAAGAAGCGGTGGGGAAGCAGCTCTTCCAGGAAGCCCATGAAGGGATCTTGAATGCCAAGAACTTGACCGCTGATAAGGTTGCACCTGAACTGCTGGAGCATTTCAAGCACCAGCTCCTAAAGCAGGCCAGCCAGAATTAG
- the LOC104026519 gene encoding macrophage migration inhibitory factor, translating to MPMFAIQTNVCKDAVPDSLMGDLTQQLAKATGKPAQYIAVHIIPDQMMSFGGSTDPCALCSLYSIGKIGGQQNKTYTKLLCDLISKHLHVSADRVYINYFDMNAANVGWNGSTFA from the exons ATGCCCATGTTCGCCATCCAGACCAACGTCTGCAAGGACGCCGTGCCCGACAGCCTGATGGGCGACCTCACCCAGCAGCTGGCCAAGGCCACCGGCAAGCCCGCGCAG TACATCGCTGTGCACATCATACCTGATCAGATGATGTCCTTTGGGGGCTCCACCGATCCCTGCGCGCTCTGCAGCCTTTACAGCATTGGCAAAATAGGAGGGCAGCAGAACAAGACTTACACCAAGCTCCTGTGTGATCTGATCTCTAAGCACTTGCATGTATCTGCAGACAG GGTGTACATCAACTACTTCGACATGAACGCTGCCAATGTGGGCTGGAATGGCTCCACCTTTGCGTAG